AATAAATTCGTCCACTGTAGCATCTTCACGAAATAAAACCTAACAAGGTGAACAAAGAATACAAAGTTACTGAGTTTTTGCACATATAAAAGGGGAAGAGACAGATGTAAACTTGCAAACAGGAATACGCAAATTGTCAGTGAAATCAGCTCTTCAGTCGGTAAGAAAGTAGTAGTTCCCACATGATGTTCTGCAGCATATTAGGCTAGCAGGGAAAGAATACCTCAGCATTGTGAATCTTGTAttcatgaaggatttgatagcAGAGCTTCTCATTAATATGTGTCAGATGCAAAGTGCTGTTGAAAGATATCCCCCCcgtcttttttttcttgaagtatATCTGCAACCGATTGGTAATGTAAGAATAAGTGAACCCAACTACTAACCCATGGCATAGGTGAGCCTTTTTTGAAAGTTCAATGGCATGGTAGAGTTTTTTTTCCTTCCTTCAATTATAATACAATCACAAAATTGTTGAAACTCTTGAATCATTTAATTGAATTCAATTTAGATAGTCAAAACATATAAGTTCATGTGGGAACGATATCTAGACTCAATCCTTTATTACTTGGCGACCATATATACTTGCGTGTGCATTCGGAAGCAACAAGCCCTGCCACCTAATAACTTGAAGACGAGGACGAGTTTCAAGGTGCATTCAGCTATAAGGTCATCCCACACAGTGTTATACAGTTAACAGTAGTTGTGTTGCCAATAATTGAGAGAATCCTCTTGAACGGATGATATCTTCGCAAATAAAAAACAGATAGAGAAAGGATACGAGAAAGATAATGCAATAAGAATAATATGCAGAATAGATCACCTGAGGAGGTCGTTTATTTAATCGCAGTCCCACAGCTTCCAGCTCCCTAGTTAAAATTTGTCGATGACCTTCACTCTGAATCAAAAAGGAATGCATCACCTCTTAATAGTAAGTTCAAGAATATGAAAATTCTATAATCAACAAGGTAGTTTAACAGAAAACTCAATAGTTTGTTCTACAACTACTAAGGGAACGAGATGAATTTACTAGTTATGAAACAGAAAATCCATACAAACAAAAGATATAACTAACCACAAAATTTCACGACTCCCAACATATACAGTAACCGGGCAAGCTGCTACAACTTTGTTTCATCATTATTAACTTCATGAGTAATTGTTGTGGTCCAAGTACAACATGCTCGGGGATGGAAATGAGGGAATATCTACAATACCTGGATTTAATCAAACACAATTTGAAGGATGTTGTAGGTTCATCAATCAAGGTTTGATGGAAGTACTTTATAAGTTTCCGAAAATTGATGATACAgatcaagaaattgaatttcaATTATTCGTGTAACATATCAATTGGTCGAACCCTTGATAAGGAAAGAGATGTTGTGTATGAATCACTTACATATATCTGCAGGATTAATTTGGAAAACAGTAGGGTCACAAAAGGTGAAGCTACTTATTTCTTAAGGCAAAGGGTGCTCCATCCTCCTAACTCCTCACACTTCTCCTCACACTACTTAGTTCCCACATCGATCGGTTGGGGATGAGGTATTTGGTTTCCTTATATGGTATTGGGCAATCCTCCCtttatgagctagcttttgattTTGAGCTAGACCCAAGGTTCATTTCTCTATTCGGGTGTCAAAGTCAGGCCAATCCAATTTATTGGGTAGCCAATCCAATTTATTGTTTACCCGATGTTGgccccccgtcttatattgtccatGCTCTAGATGTATGTCCACTGTTTGGCGTGCGGGGTGTTGATTACCACATCAGTTGGGGATGAGGTATTTGATCTCTTCTATagtcttggacaatcctccccccATGAGCTAACTTTTGGAGTTGTGTAAGGCCCAAAGTTCATTTCTTGATCACAAAGCATATTATGTGAACAGTTGCAAATGCTCCAATGCCACTTTCACGGAGTTTTTGAGAAGGAAGATTCAATTCTAACATACATCAAGTAAGTTCTATCAAAACAGAAATCTATTGAACAATTTATATCTTATGAAAACTACAATTGTAGCCAAAAAGACGAGCTTTAATGCAACCTGTACTATCAAATTCTCAGTTTTAGTAACCAACACTCACTTTTGAAGCATCCAGAACCATCAAAACAATATCTGATGACTTGGAAACAGCAATAACCTGTCGTCAAAGCAAAAATTCTTCAGGGACTCTCATCATCAGCATCTTCAGGAACTGCATTTATCCATTGTTTGCCAAACTGGTAAAATAGCATCGAGAATTACCTGCCTTCCGCGCCCCTTACCTTCAGATGCACCTTCAATGATACCCGGAAGATCAAGCAATTGAATTTTAGTATCGTTGTAGTGTATAATACCAGGGATGCAAGTAAGTGTAGTGAACTCATATGATGCAGCTTCAGAATGTGTTCCCGTCAGCATTGTTAGTAGTGTCGACTTTCCAACACTGTGAAGGCAAAAACCAAAGTTTTTAAGGGACCAGGAATTGAAGCTAACATAACTGAAAAATGAAATTCTTTATATGACACCCAGAGGGGAAAGGCATACACACAGTAGCAAGTAAACAATTGAGAACCACTTTTTCCTTAACTACCAGATAAGATGCTGGCACTGAGTTTAAAAGATTCCATTTATGGCCTTGCCAAAAGAAACCTCAGGTAAACGACCTTCAGAATTTTAGGTTATTAACTCAAACTATTTCTCGGAATCACGTGATGCCGAAAATCAGGCAAAAGCAAAcaactatttaattttatattcaaaCACACAATGGTCTGAAATACTTTACTTTGTAAAATTAATCCATACAGGTCAAACATGTTATATCTTCTTTTCCCTTCTGATGATATTAATCACATCAAAACCAAAAAGAGGAAATGTCAAACCTTGGGAAACCTATTAGTGCAACACGTCCATGGCCATATTTTGTGACTTCAAAACCCTCTCCAGCTCCACCAGAACCACCCTATTGCATCAGCATAatcaaatagttattattatcTCTCCattaaaagaagaagagaatacAAATAGGAGGAAGTCGGTTTCAGGTGACCGTGAACTTCTCGGATGGAGCACACAGTTACATTACGAAATCTAGAGGAAACTAATTAATGGATAAACCACTGCACCAATGAACAGTTTGAAACACCAAAAAAGACATACTTTAGGCTCCAGCAGTTGCGTCCTCAGCTTTGCTATCCTAGCCTTCATCTGACCGAGATGAAACTCTGTATTTCCAAGGTAAAGTTAATCCCTAAGCTTCCAAGGAAATTTTAGGCGAAAAGGTTGACATACAGACATGTTACATCACACATACAAGGTATAAATAACATTTACCACACTCGTTTATATGTGAGAGGATACATGGAATAGGCCTGTACCTCATCAGAGAAATACATGTACAGAGGAATTAAGGGCAGCACGAAGGTTGCGCCCGTAACCATTtacatgaaagaaaaaaattaccctTGTTCTTCTCACAAGGATTCTATAATGTCTAGTCTGGATGCTTCATCACTCACATAATTTTCTTTACACGAAAAATGGAACAACGAAATACAATTACATTTTTAACTTCTGAGTAGAGTTGCCTTGTGCTTTTGAATTTCAACTATCCAATAGAGCTTCCCAACAAGAGGTTAGTCCCCTTTGGAGAACTAAGAAACTCTAAATTTTAGCTCTAGCAATGCTGACCAGATCCTTTAATCTGCAAGATTACTGTTTTGCAATGAGGGACTAGGTAACTGAAATGGTTCATCCATGGACACattatgatggttatggaacAATAAGCATCTCATTAGTCGCAATAATATCAGTTTAATGTTTTTTGGGGTGTATCTCTATAAATTTGAGCTTGGGTTTACTGTTGCAGTAGCAGTAATTATGTGGACGGCTTAGGTAATTAAGATGTGCTAACATGCATGCAGCGGGAGGGAAAGGAACATGCCCCTGGTACTTGGCACAGGAGGCATGAAACAAAGCacattcataaaaataataagaggAAGTTGTAGAAGCCAATGGCGACTGAGTACAAACACCAATATTCTACACATTTTCTGTTTCTCTTAATTTGAAGACAGTATGCTACTGCAGGCAGCATTGCCAGACTAGGTTCCAAAGAGGActtagtagaaaaagaaaagataactGTACTGCTTAGGCTTAATAATACATGAAGCTCAATTCAAATACTGATTGTAAATAACACAACTGTCAAACATATAAAGGCTTTAGTAACATGACTGTGACAGTTACCAGTTGCTTTATTCTTCTGTGTACGAGCCATCTCAGCTTctatttcttttatcttttctacGATCCCCATGGTTCCTTAATTTTCCTGAAATGAGAAACAAAGAATGATTAACTTCAGTCAAGAAAGTGTCTCATTGACAGCAAGATGGTCAAGAAAGGTTAAGCAAACAGAACAAATTTGAATCCTGTCAGTCCTCAAGGGACACGAGTGAAAAAGTGGGAGCTAGAGACAAAGATACGACATTATATTGTAAGTTCAAATAGTGTACATGGCTGAAGTTCATCGATGTAACAAGTATCTCATAATGAAAATATGAGAGCTGAATGCTGATGCAGTCGACTTCGAATGCTTAGACTTGTGGCCCTTCTATTTATTCTTTTCCAAGAGAAATATTCAGAAAATTAGTTTGTAATGCTAAAAGTAGATTACATTACTATTCCATAACCACTTCACGAGCCATTATCACATAAGCAAATCGATCAATCAATAGTCTATGCCTCAATTCCAATAAAGTTGGGATCAACTATATCAATTCTCTATTCCTTCTACCCAAtggcggatccaggattttcaCTAAGGGGTTTCGAAAAATAAAAGCGCAGTGGGTGGAGCTTGAATTTGGAACCTCAAGGTGAATTTTGAACCCCCTAAACCGCTGAGCCAAATCCTAGTCTTATGTTTAGGAAATTCGAAATGTGTATATAAACATTGTAATTTTTTGCCGAGGGGTTCAGGTGAACACTTTGGCGACCCCCTAGATCCACCCCTGCTTCTATCACATGAGAAACATATAAACTGCGAATTAACTTTGCAAAAATCACAAGAATTATGATGAATCCAAGTTGAAGCTTTCGCTACCAATCACCCAATAGATAGTCTATTGGCTCAATCACAAACTAGTTGGGATCTACTATATGAAACCTATGTTTCTCCGTATCACATGAGCGAGAAACAAAGTCGCAAAAATCACAAGAATTATGATGAATCCAAGTTGCATCTTTCAATAAGTACCAATCAACCAATAGATAGTTTATTGGTTCGGATCAGCAATATGAATCCTATATTTCTATGTTCCTCCTTATCACGTGAAAATAAAATTCTACAAATTAACTTGTAAACATCACCAACAACTACGATAACATCTTAGTTGAAGCTAATAATTATCCAGTGGAGAAACGCATAAATTCGTTCAGAGTATAATTCTGATAATCCAACAGAACTAGTGAtcatgttgctcggactcttcaaaagtGTTTCTAGATGTCCAGAATAAAATTCTGATAATCAAACAGAACTAGTGATAGTCTAtgtgctcggactcttcaaagtTACTGCGGGAGGCATGTCTCATCCTCCAAAAACAAGGCATTTTTTGAGGATTCGACACAAGCGAGataacatttttggagagtccgagcaacataagACTGATCATTCAATTAAGGAGCCATTTTCAGAATGCAGCAtatcatgaattaacaaacacggtaattttataaaaaaaaaaaaatcaaagcgtCAATCATAAAATTACGAGCTAAAACAATAAGtaaaattcatataataaaaatgaaaaattagaatcattagaattcaaatcattttttgaCACTTCTTTTATAACGGTGGTGTCTGGTGCACCTCCACTAATTTCACGAGAGCTAATTTTAACCGTAGATATCGGAGTATACCTGAACAACGGGAAGATATTGTATACTCCGGCGAGTATATCCGGTGGTGGCTGCTGTGTAAGCTGACGAAGAAAGTGTGTATGATTGCCTAGAAGAATGGAGAAACAAAGGTGGTGCAATAAGGTAGGAAACTAAACTATGTCAAATAACAGCATTACAAAtggtatatatataataatatttcttttttttttttttaaatttatttggaaGTCAATAATGGATTACTACTAGAAGATGTAGAACACATTTGACTAAAATATATTGTTGATGCaactttgaaaaagaaaaaaagtaaatatatatatatatatacatatatatattttcttttctttctgtttctatttcttttcttttttctatatatcTTATCTTATCTATCTTCTATCTATATATTAGAAAGAGTGGTTTCAACATGGcatatatttgatattaaattcaaaattaagggCATTAAGGTCTTTAAAGAAAATTGTTAGCTCATATtaaaaattttttgagtttctctTGATGGACCTATCAAAAGTCTTAAAATAAAGCCCACACTTTTTTATTAATTGCAGATAATgctatttaaaaaatttacataaatgccATCACTAGCCTTGCATTCATTTCCACATGTGGGCCCTCTATTTAtcatctatttttcatttttaataattaatatgataaatataatttaatacattttattctttatttacatttcatatcaaacatataatttgttttcttccttatttGTTACATGAAATACAAGTttgcctaatttaaatttttaatgtataattaataaagctaatttaataaaataattttttaataaatattttttttgaatttgtgtcaagtcaatatataccaataaaaagaaattaaagaaaaatacctaacaagattttatttatataaggTTAAACATAATTTGttactaaataattattattattatttatttttatatatgtaaatcATATTATCCGTATTGGATTCAGCATACTATCCCTACgagttaatgaattttttaattaaaactttgaaCATTAATTACTTGTTGGATTGTAGTTATTTTAATCACCTCAAACTCAAACcaaaagttttaatattttatttttaaaaaacttaatatataaaatgtattttactcatataacttatttaattaatttgatattttctcgATTTATCTGAAACCTACTGAATTATGATTTTAACGAAATAAATCTAATAATTAgtgtttcttcgatttttaaaaattcacCAACATCACTGTATCACCcatgattaattattattataatttatttatatatttaaaaattaataatatttaattaaaaataaaatagacatttatgacatgtctgcttcaatcgtaattttactgtataacctctaattaattattattataaattatttatacattaaacATTTAATAATATCCAatctgtaattttattatatcacccctgattaatttttataagtcatttatatattaaaaaattagtgcTTTCTccttttcaaaaagaatgacttactttcctttttagtctgtttaaaaaaaatgactcatttccttttttgaaaatactttaatttcaacttttcatataacatgtttaagaccacTGGATTGAcgagcattttggtacatttcactcaactttaatttaaggttacacgattcaaaagtcttttttattcttttaaattttgtgtcaagtcaaaatatgtcattcttttttaaactgggggagtagtatttaattaaaaaggtaaaataaacatttatggcATATCTgtttacccctaattaattattataagtcatataaatactcaaaaataataatatttaataaaaaggtaaaatagatacaaaaatgACAAACTAACTCtcgatgttttaaattaacttgacgtcttatatgagatccacttaattttttttccacgggtatttttatagtaattttgttatgtcacttctaattagtcgTTGTAAGTCACTTAATACATTTATGTTTCGCTACTCAATCGTGATTtaattatatcacccctaattaattattatggccatATAAGCATTATGCCCCTTGAAtttaaatagaagaaatattataaagtacaataactaaaaatttaaattatttaaaaatataattgttatCAACGACAccaaactctggacaaggagagtaacatatattattcataaaaggtattataaattacaatagttaactatatgttttaaaaaaatatgtaaaaaaaaatacgataaatcataataattaacaacttaaaaaaattttaaaatataaatatttgattgactctcgaaattatattagtgtcacttaaattggaatagaagaaaagtattataaatcttaataattaaaagcttaaattatttttaaaatataattgactatcaatgccacaaaagtttggacaagaaaagtaatgtatattatttcaaaattaaataaaaatattataaattacaataattaacaacttaaattatctaaatacatattaaaagtatgattgattttctaaattctatttgtgtcacttaaattgaggCAATAGCATATATTGAATTCGTGCTAGATCCCGGGtgaatcttagaatgtatatgcaattcttttttaaaaaaacttttatttaaatatattaaaattgaaaaaacaagCTCTAATACAACACATCAaatagtgtataagaaataatgttagcataaataatatcaacattactaatacaagcattattaatgcaaacattactagtacattttattcaaaattatttttatacactctaacaaatGACTCCTACATTTCAATGGAagaaacatatacaaaagcaaagttcgataaaacatttactgaagtatgttttatcgtgttctcaaaatcaaataacttaaattaatatggCAGAtggtaattaatttttttttttatatagttttcaaaatagttaaaatttaaatttaaaatattaatttaatttatcttcaaagaacaagttgacaaatcaaaaagaaggagaaataaaagaaaatgatgttTATGTCGGCTTAGTAGGGGAATACATTGCAATTTGGGGCTATTAATTACAAcccacatgtgatgtaatatgcaatgactagataaccctttatttttttaataattattctctattttacACAACATgtgtcaagtcttatgtatcaattttaatctcatattttatacttaatgtatCAAATTTGagtcatatgattaaagatctaaacttcaaaatgtatcgaattttgttatttatatgagtaagtCATACATAATTATCTTATGAAATAATTTGGCTCCTTCAAAAATtactatcaagtagttaatatgttttgctattcatgttttataattggTCAAAGTCATCGaaagacactcaaacttgttgtcaaaattcacttagacccctaaactatggcttgttcctatcagacccctaaacccccgaattttgtttcaattgggcattttttaCCCATCAGCTAAAAGTTAAAGTGTGTGTTGCACGCGCGCTGATGTGGCAAAAACGACGTATCGAAAGTTGACATAtggcattgtgggtccaatatattaaaaaataattataaaattatttaaaaataaaaatataaaactgattattaaaaataaattataaaataaaaaataattataaacttatttaataaaataaaaataaaattctaaaaaattttaaaaaataaaaataaaaatggcattgagtatccaaattatgaaaaaataattataaaattatttaaaaataaaaataaaaaattgattattaaaaagaaattttaaatttttttaaaataaaaataagaaattgcattgaggatccaaattattataagataattataaaattatctcaaaataaacataaaaacctgattataaaaaagaaattataaaattttaaaaaaatgaaaataaaaaatggcattgagaatccaaattattaaaaattaattatattttaaaaataaaaataaaaaactaatcattaagaagaaattataaaaaattttaagaaatgaaaataaaactcCCCCACCTACCCCCAGCCCCTCAACGTTCATCTGCTTTCTTTCCCCCCAGCGTTCATCGTCTTCCTCTCCCCCCTCCCCGCCCATGTTCCTCTTTTTCTCCGtgaaataaatttacaatttCTCAAACTTTACACTAACACACATCACAACAAAAACATATTCATATTACAAGAAAAAAccttaattttcttcttcttagctTGATAATTAGTGTCCACCATATTCATATCAACAAAATAGCAGCaaaggggtggggtggggtactGTGAAATGATGAAGACGCGGGGTGTAGTGGGGTTGAAATGATGAAGATGCAGGGTAAGGTTAAAGACACAGGGATGGGGTGGGGTACTATGAAGAAGATGACATAGGGGGTGGGgtgtttttttaaataaattaagaaattataataattaaaaattatattattaaaataatttaaatataaatttagttattaatttttttggggCCCCTTAGTGGCACTTGGCATATTTCAATTCttaatttagtaaaaaataaatctcACACGCCTAAAACAATTACATTGCACACACAGTGCCATGTaggcaaaaaatgcccaattggaacaaaattcgGAGGGTTTAGGGGTCTGATAAGAACAGGTCAtagtttaggggtctaagtgaattttggcaacaagtttgagtgtctatcgatgaCTTTGGCCTTTATAAATTCATAGAGACATCAATCTAATTTATCatacataatcaaaatattttaatgttgagCCCGTGCTGACACGAGCCATGCTATTCTagtctattatatagaagaggtggttttgaCCACCTTTTGCAATTACTAAAAAACTTAATTacttccacttaattacatatcatgctccaatatataataattttattatattatcataatgatttaaatatttaatatattttattaatttatattaattaactataattacatattggaagtaaaaaaaaaatatttatttaattgtttataatattcaaaactaatttgttaccacaaatcacaataattaataacttaaaatatttaaaaaacatatagaaattttattggcttttaccgaaaaaaaaaaaaaacctctactcccacttaattacataccatgcttcaatatataataattccatttgtttcatcataatgatttaaatatttaatatattctagtaatttatattaattaactataactacatattggaagtaattttttttatttatttaattggctatcatgttcaaaactaatttgtcaccacaaatcacaataattaataatttaaaatatttaaaagatatataaaatttttattgactctcattattttagcaatgccacataaattgagacaaaagaaaaagtactataaatcataataattaacaatttaaaatatttaaaagatatataaaaattttagttgactctcaaaattgtatcgaagccacataaattgggacacaaggagtaaatatattatttaataattacataaaaattattataaatcacaataattaataagctaaaataatttttgtaaaaatagataaaagttctattcaactctcaaaattttatcggtgcagcataaatcatgacaaaataaaaatttttcttaattaattgcaactaaatatttaaagtaaattaattttattattttaattgacttatatataaaaaataatatttttattaatttattttagtaaatttaaattttaaaattgtttttttcttatatagaaatactaatatttaaacttaacattaaatttttaaagtacaaaattaataaacttaatttaataaaataaatttctaatgaatattttcttagaatttgtgttgggtcaataagtatcaagttaaaaagaaataaaaaaaatatatagtaaaattttattattgtgaaagataaatataatgcactatccaataatgttccataatatcatattttgcatatgcaaatgtAGCATCCTGTATGttattaatatactattccggtgaattatcgACTATTACtattgaatataataaaattatattaatttttatagtaataacataatcaatcgctcttaattaattattatgagtcatctaggtattaagaaaataaataatatttaatgaagaataaaatagacataaaatacgaaatcaactcttaatattttcaattaaattttcattttttgaacaatgattttactatatcactcctaattataagtcatttatgtattagaaaaataagaataacaaaatgatatgtcaacataaaatatttgattgac
The Capsicum annuum cultivar UCD-10X-F1 unplaced genomic scaffold, UCD10Xv1.1 ctg2517, whole genome shotgun sequence genome window above contains:
- the LOC107851720 gene encoding developmentally-regulated G-protein 2, with product MGIVEKIKEIEAEMARTQKNKATEFHLGQMKARIAKLRTQLLEPKGGSGGAGEGFEVTKYGHGRVALIGFPSVGKSTLLTMLTGTHSEAASYEFTTLTCIPGIIHYNDTKIQLLDLPGIIEGASEGKGRGRQVIAVSKSSDIVLMVLDASKSEGHRQILTRELEAVGLRLNKRPPQIYFKKKKTGGISFNSTLHLTHINEKLCYQILHEYKIHNAEVLFREDATVDEFIDVIEGNRKYMKCIYVYNKIDVVGIDDVDRLSRQPNSIVISCNMKLNLDRLLAKMWEEMGLVRVYTKPQGQQPDFAEPVVLSADRGGCTVEDFCNHIHRSLVKEVKYVLVWGISARHYPQHCGLGHLLQDEDVVQIVKKKDKEDGGGRGRFKSHSNAPSRISDREKKVPLKT